The bacterium genome has a segment encoding these proteins:
- a CDS encoding HEAT repeat domain-containing protein, which yields MKRLLKTLIIVFLLFALYPLYIFIRIIIGSMFDTPFDPMFGPRNPVPGASSYLEKRADISPEQKICLLNCQPCDKDVLKLLSAAPSREVRSLVATNPSVTTDVLEKLSKDEDDGVRTSVAVGRNTPREILLTLLNDPDGTVRWSVPGNENLTESDIRELYNKKASLTMIAANNNTPVDILEQLAELSDSSISMEICRNRNITDKIALFLLNDSKIDVNYTPIGLVHNPAISDNILKILANNPRVEISNYANKYLEERKQSQTNKN from the coding sequence ATGAAAAGATTGCTAAAAACACTTATTATCGTATTTTTACTTTTTGCATTATATCCATTGTATATTTTTATAAGAATCATCATCGGATCCATGTTCGACACACCATTTGACCCGATGTTCGGCCCTAGGAATCCCGTACCAGGAGCCTCCAGCTATCTTGAGAAAAGGGCCGACATCTCCCCTGAACAAAAAATCTGCTTATTGAATTGCCAACCTTGCGACAAAGATGTTTTAAAGCTGTTAAGCGCTGCTCCCTCACGAGAAGTCAGGTCATTAGTCGCCACAAATCCTTCGGTAACAACAGATGTTCTTGAAAAGCTATCAAAAGATGAGGATGACGGCGTCCGTACAAGTGTAGCTGTGGGCAGAAACACACCTCGTGAAATTCTGTTGACATTACTGAATGACCCGGATGGTACAGTAAGGTGGTCAGTTCCTGGAAATGAAAACCTTACTGAAAGCGATATCAGGGAGCTATACAACAAAAAAGCTTCTCTTACAATGATCGCTGCCAACAACAATACCCCCGTTGACATTTTGGAACAATTGGCCGAACTTAGCGACAGCAGCATTTCCATGGAAATATGCCGAAACAGAAATATTACCGACAAAATTGCTTTGTTTCTTTTAAATGATTCAAAAATAGATGTTAATTACACTCCGATTGGGCTTGTCCATAACCCTGCTATTTCTGATAATATTCTTAAGATCCTTGCCAACAATCCCAGAGTTGAAATAAGCAACTACGCAAATAAATATTTAGAGGAACGCAAGCAATCGCAGACTAACAAGAATTAA
- a CDS encoding 3-isopropylmalate dehydrogenase produces the protein MSKTYKIAVIPGDGTGPEVVAEGLRVLDAAAGKFGFKTEKVTYDFGGDRYLRTGEVLPPSAVGDLRQHDSILLGAIGHPDVKPGILEQGILLKLRFELDQYINLRPVKLFPGVYTPLKDKGPAEIDFVVVRENTEGLYAGAGGTLRKGTMHEVAVQESINTRMGVERCLRYAFEYTRKRGQEKKLTLCGKTNVLTYAFDLWERVFNEVGEKEYKDIKRDYAHVDATCMWMVKNPEWFDVIVTDNMFGDIITDLGAMIQGGMGIAAGGNINPEGVSMFEPIGGSAPKYTGQGIINPLAAICAAGMMLDHLGETKAASAIEEAVMYVTGNKLKSLAAGKMGYSTSQVGDLVIEKLLA, from the coding sequence ATGTCCAAGACTTACAAGATAGCGGTAATCCCCGGCGACGGCACCGGCCCCGAGGTAGTGGCCGAAGGGCTTCGCGTCCTCGACGCGGCTGCGGGCAAGTTCGGCTTCAAGACCGAGAAGGTCACCTACGATTTCGGCGGCGACCGCTACCTTCGCACCGGCGAAGTCCTCCCCCCCAGCGCCGTCGGCGATCTCAGACAGCACGATTCGATACTCCTCGGAGCCATCGGCCACCCCGACGTGAAGCCCGGCATCCTCGAACAGGGGATACTGCTCAAGCTCCGCTTCGAGCTCGACCAATACATCAACCTTCGCCCCGTAAAGCTCTTCCCCGGCGTCTACACCCCGCTCAAGGACAAAGGACCCGCCGAGATAGATTTCGTCGTCGTCCGCGAAAACACCGAAGGGCTTTACGCCGGAGCGGGAGGCACGCTACGCAAGGGGACGATGCACGAGGTAGCCGTCCAGGAATCGATAAACACCCGCATGGGCGTCGAGCGCTGCCTGCGCTACGCCTTCGAGTACACCCGCAAGCGGGGTCAGGAAAAGAAGCTCACCCTCTGTGGCAAGACCAACGTCCTCACCTACGCCTTCGACCTCTGGGAGCGCGTCTTCAACGAAGTCGGCGAGAAGGAATACAAAGACATCAAGCGCGACTACGCTCACGTAGACGCCACCTGCATGTGGATGGTCAAGAACCCCGAGTGGTTCGACGTAATCGTCACCGACAACATGTTCGGCGACATCATCACCGACCTCGGCGCGATGATCCAGGGCGGCATGGGGATAGCGGCGGGCGGCAACATCAACCCCGAGGGCGTCTCCATGTTCGAGCCCATCGGCGGCAGCGCCCCCAAGTACACCGGTCAGGGGATAATCAACCCCCTCGCGGCGATCTGCGCCGCCGGGATGATGCTCGACCACCTCGGCGAGACGAAGGCCGCAAGCGCCATCGAAGAGGCGGTCATGTATGTCACGGGGAACAAGTTGAAGTCTCTGGCGGCAGGGAAGATGGGATACTCCACCTCTCAGGTGGGCGATCTGGTCATCGAGAAACTGCTGGCGTAG